DNA from Synechococcus sp. CBW1108:
CATCGAGCTCGACCCCATAGACGCTTGAGCAGTGCTCAATGATCTGGGCCTTGGTCATCGACTGGAAGTCGGTGCTCGCTGGGAGCGGTTCGGGCTCCGCCAAATCAGGTTCAGAACTGGGGTCGCTCTCAACCCCGGCAGGTGATGTCTGCCGACCCAGCTCTGCCATCTCCAGTTCTGGGTCTGGCTCTGGGTCTAGGGGCAGCTCTGGGTCGAGTTCGGGTTCCAGCTCGAGCTCCGGCAGCTTTGGTTCCGGCGCCGGTAGACCAGCAGCTGGTTGCAGCTGCCAGCCCAGGCTTTGCCAGCCGCCTAGGTGCACCGGCCAGATGTAGCGGTGCTCTGCTCCAGCACTGATCCGCACCATCCCCTCAGGAATGGCCGGATCACCCAGGTCATGACGCACAGAGGTCATCATCAAGCCGCAATGGTGGCGGTAAGGCCCACGTGCATCCCCTCAGGGGTCTCGGGGCTCACCTCCGCTTTGGCAAAGCAGACCGCCGGCAGGTCCACATCGGCTAGATCAGCGGCATTGAGCTGGATGTCCCGTCCACTGATGAAGGCCTCCACCCGCCCGCCTTCTGCTGGCAGCGCAACGGTGGCTGCAACAACCCAGCTGCCAATCGTGCCATCGCGCAGCACTGGGGCAAAGGAAACCTGTATCTCAACTGCAGCAGCAGAGCCAGGATTATTTGCCACCACCGAGAAGCGTGACGCCGCATCGAGTTTGGTGGTGAGCAGCACCTCTTCTCCAGAGAGGAAGGTGCGCTCGTGGTTGCGAATTGCGCTGCGGTTGGTCCAACCCACCAGGGTGGTCTCCGCATCCAGCAAGGGATTGCCGTTCATGGCTCAGTTAGCAGGGGTGATGTTGAAGAGGCGGCCAGCAGCGCGGCTCTGCAGCACGGCAAAGCCCACGTACCAATCGACGCGGGTGCGAAACACCGGGGCATCAGGCACCTCGCCCAGATCCCGCACCGAGATGCCATAGCGACCCTGGAAGGGGCCCTGCAGGCCGGTGACACCCTGATCACCAAAGGTGCAGCAGTAGATCGAGCTGGTGCCGCCCGCCTCGTCGTAACCCATCACCTCAATGCCCTGGGCATCGCGGTCGACCGTGACAAGGTCGCAGTCCTGGTAGCGGTGCACTGTCATCCCAAAGGAGTTGGTGCTGGTCTGATAGACCCCGCCGCCAATAGAGGCGCGGGCCAGGGCATTGAGCTGGCGGCGCATTGCCTTACTCATCACCAGCACCTTGCTGCCGCCGTAGGCGTTAACCGAATCGATCAGCTCATCGAGGCGATCAAAATCAAGCGGTGCACCAGGAGCAGTGCCGCCACCGCTGCTGCTGCCACTGCCGGCGTTGTCGATTGCCATCGCATCGCCTGGCTGCAGGCGCTTGCTCAGCCCGTCAAAGGCCCTTGGGTTGGCGCTGGTGTCGCCGTTGATCACCGTTGCCTCCAAAGTGAGCCGCATGGAGCGCACCTTCATCTCGATCTGGCTGGCACGGGCCTCAGGGCCCATCAGATCCACGATCGAGCGGTCCACATCCACGTCACCGCCAAAGAGGTGCACCGCTTCTGCGCGCTGGTCCACCACGCCATAGCTCTGGGTGTAGCCCTCATTGACGGCGCGGAAGCCCACCGAGGGGAGCTCCTGCTCAGCGGAATAGAACAGGCCGCTGCCGGCAATATTCATGAACGGCAGCCGGGCGAGCAGTTCGCCCTCTGAAAACGTCTTGAGCACAGCGAGGTGCTCGAGCCGGTTTTCGTATTTGGCTGCCTCGATCAGGGTGAGGCCCATGGCACAGGGGGCGCAGCCCCAAGGAGGTCAGGGGCTATTGCCGAGGCGCGACGAACTGCCCCACAGGAGAGCGTTCAGCCTTGGCCGCCGATCACCCGCTGCAGCACCTGCTGGCAGGTCGTCTGCAAGGCCAGCGGAAGCTGTCCGATGCGCCGTTTCACCAATGGCAAAGCCAGCGTTGTCATGCGGCTGAGCCGCAGCCTTGAGCTCACCTTCAGGCCGGTGCCTGAGAAGCCTGGATATTCGGCTGGGATGTCGAGCTCATCGCTGGCAGTTGGGCCGCTGATGTTGGAGCTGATGAAGGCCAGCAGCACATCCCCATGGCGATCACTGGTGGTGATCACCAAAGCCGGCCGAGGCTTAGCCGCCGGCCCATCCGTGAAAGGGAAGGCGACCAGCACGATGTCGTAGCGACTGAGCATCAGCCGGCAACGATCGCTTCTCCGTCGGAGAAGCTGTAGAGGTCAGATTCAGCGGCCAGGTCGTCAAAGGCTCCCCCGGCCATTGCCATCTCAGCCAGGGCACCGTGACTCAGGTCGCTGGTGTCCTGCTCCAGCTGCCTGAGCAGCCAGCGGCGATCGTCAGCCGGCAGGCTACGGATCACGGCGAGCAGGTTCTCAGTGAGCTGGGGATTGGTCATGGCCCCAGGCTAAGCAATCTGAACCGCAAGGATCACGAGCGCGGCGCCCTTCAGCAGCCTGACAGGTGACACGCAGGCCGGGCAGGCAGGCCTGGATCAGTGGATGGATCCTGTGCCTCCGCGTTTGGTCTTCTCCAGGGCCAGGGGACGCTGCAGGTGGGCGGCGTTGCTGGGAGGTCATGGGGCGCCAGGCACGCCCTGCTGCGGCAACAGCAGAAGAATGCTCTTCTGCAATGACCAACACCACCGGATCGGCCACCCCTGCTGCACAGGCGCCGTTCAGCGCTGAGCGCTGGCGTCAGTTCTGGGACAACTGGAAGGCTCAGCCCCAGCAGCTGGAGGGCATCGAGCAGTTGCGGCTCGCCGTGATCAGCGCTGACCCGGCGGTCCTCACCGAGGCGACACCCTGGCGGCAAACCTTCTCGTCGTCTCCGCCGGCTCCTGAGGCCCCGGCCCATGCCAATCCCCTGGCGGTGGCCTGGGAGAACCAGAACGACAACACTTCTGGCACTGGCTACCGGGAGTGCTTCTCCAGCAGCTGCGCCATGCTCGCCCGCTTTTGGGGCAAGGTCGGCTCCGACGACGAGTACAACGCCATCCGTGCCAAATACGGCGACAGCACCAGTGCAGAGGCCCAGCTCTCGGCCTTGAGGTCCCTGGGGCTTACGGCC
Protein-coding regions in this window:
- a CDS encoding major capsid protein encodes the protein MGLTLIEAAKYENRLEHLAVLKTFSEGELLARLPFMNIAGSGLFYSAEQELPSVGFRAVNEGYTQSYGVVDQRAEAVHLFGGDVDVDRSIVDLMGPEARASQIEMKVRSMRLTLEATVINGDTSANPRAFDGLSKRLQPGDAMAIDNAGSGSSSGGGTAPGAPLDFDRLDELIDSVNAYGGSKVLVMSKAMRRQLNALARASIGGGVYQTSTNSFGMTVHRYQDCDLVTVDRDAQGIEVMGYDEAGGTSSIYCCTFGDQGVTGLQGPFQGRYGISVRDLGEVPDAPVFRTRVDWYVGFAVLQSRAAGRLFNITPAN
- a CDS encoding type II toxin-antitoxin system PemK/MazF family toxin, which gives rise to MLSRYDIVLVAFPFTDGPAAKPRPALVITTSDRHGDVLLAFISSNISGPTASDELDIPAEYPGFSGTGLKVSSRLRLSRMTTLALPLVKRRIGQLPLALQTTCQQVLQRVIGGQG
- a CDS encoding C39 family peptidase codes for the protein MTNTTGSATPAAQAPFSAERWRQFWDNWKAQPQQLEGIEQLRLAVISADPAVLTEATPWRQTFSSSPPAPEAPAHANPLAVAWENQNDNTSGTGYRECFSSSCAMLARFWGKVGSDDEYNAIRAKYGDSTSAEAQLSALRSLGLTANFATNGDRAALKQQINLGRPVAVGWLHHGPVSAPSGGGHWSVVIGFTEAVAIHNDPNGEADLVAGGYTANANGAGQHYSWKNWQPRWEADGPGTGWLLSCHP